The DNA window TTTGCGGCACGGCAACTGCCGGCCCAGGATGCCGGTTTGGCCGCCACAGTAATATTGATCTTGCTGGCAGCTTTGTTAACGGGTGCGGGCATCTATAATGACATTGCCAGGTATGCCGGCGCCGGGGTGATTGTTCCCATTACCGGCTTTGCTAACTCAATGGTAGCTCCGGCAATGGAGTTCCGCAGCGAAGGTATGGTTTTTGGGGTGGGGGCCAGGTTGTTTTCCATTGCCGGCCCGGTGCTGGTGTTTGGAATTGTCAGTGCCTGGCTGGTGGGTTTAATTGCGCTGGTATTTTCGCTCTAAAAATACAGTTTAAGGGCGGTGTCATGACATAAAGGCAGGGAAAAAAGTTGGCTTGCAAACCGTGGCCTTCTGTAATCCCCCGGTTATCCTGGCTGCCGCCTGCATCGTGGGGCCCCGGGAGGGAGAGGGACCGCTGCAGGGTTTCTTTGATAAAGTTCTGGATGATATGTATTACGGTGAAAAAACCTGGGAGAAAGCGGAACAAAAGATACTGGAAGAAACCATGCGGCTGGCTTTGCAAAAGACCTCTTTAAAAACCGAGGATATTGATTTTATGCTGGCCGGAGACCTGACCAACCAAATTATTGCAGCCAATTTTACGGCCAGAAATCTGGCCATACCCTTTCTGGGGCTTTACGGTGCCTGTGCCACCATGTATGAAGGGTTGGTTTTGGGCAGTGTGCTGATTGACGGGGGATTTGCCCGTTATGTGTTGGTAGGTGCTTCCAGTCATTATGCTACAGCTGAGCGGCAGTTTCGCTTTCCCACAGAGCAGGGCGTGCAAAAGCCCTTATCGGCCCAACAAACAGTTACCGGTGCCGGGGCGGTAGTTTTGGCAGCCCGGGGTCAAGGACCGCGCATTACTCATGCCACGGTGGGCAAAGTAATGGATTTTGGCACAGGAGATGCCAGCGATATGGGGGCGGCCATGGCCCCGGCCGCCGCAGCGACCCTTTTGCAGCACTGTCAGGATACCGGGCGCCGGCCGGATGCTTATGATCTGATTGTCACCGGTGATCTGGGCCTATATGGCCGGGAACTGGTGATAAAACTGTTAGAGCAAAGAGAAATAAAGCTGCTTGACAACTATCAAGATTGCGGGGTGTTAATCTTTAACCGTGATACCTATGCCGGGGGCAGCGGTTGTGCTTGCTCCGCAGTGGTTACCTGCGGATATATCCTGAACCGCATCAACCAGGGTGAAATAAAAAATTTTTTGGGTATCGGCACCGGCGCCCTGCTTTCAACTTGCAGCTGCCTGCAGGGAGAATCTATTCCCGGCATTGGCCATGCTGTAGCCATAGAGGCGGGCTAAGGAGGGTTCTTCATGTTGGTCAAGGCTTTTCTGGTGGGAGGTGTTATTTGTTTAATCGGGCAGTTGATCATGGATTTAACCAGCTATAAAGTTACGCCCGGGCATATTTTGGTTGGTTTTGTGACAGCCGGAGTCTTTCTCAGTGCCCTGGGACTTTACCAGCCGCTGGTGGATTTTGCCGGAGCCGGTGCCACCGTACCTCTGACCGGGTTTGGACATTTACTGGCCCAGGGTGCCATAGAGGAAGCGCGTCGCACCGGCCTGGGGGGGGTTTTTCGGGGAGCCGTCAACGCTGCAGCGGGTGGCCTGACAGCGGCAGTGGTATTTGGTTACCTGGCGGCCCTGCTGTTCAGACCAAAGGGGTAGGTGTTAGCGGTGAACCAGAAAAGACATGTCATCCTGGTAACTGACGGTGATTTGGCGGCCCGCCGCGCCCTGGAAACGGCGGCCAAAAATATCGGGGCCAGGTGTATTTCGATGTCTGCCGGCAATCCGACCCGCTTGAACGGGCAGCAGTTGCTTGAACTGATCAAGGCGGCTCCTCATGACCCGGTAATTGTAATGTTTGACGATAAAGGGGTAGCCGGCGAGGGGCAGGGGGAAAAAGCCCTGCTGGAGATTTATAACTGCCCGGATATTAATGTGCTGGGGGTGCTGGCTGTAGCATCTAATTCCCATTGTCATGAGGCGGCTCGGGTGGATGTTTCGGTCACCGCTGCCGGCGAGGTGGTGCAGGAGGCAGTGACCAAAGAAGGTAAAGCAACCCGGGGCAAAGAGCTGCAGGGAGATACGGTAGGAATCATTAACCGCCTGGCATTTCCTGTAGTGGTGGGTGTTGGGGATGTTGGCAAAATGCTTGGGGCGGACGACTATCATATGGGGGCGCCGGTAACCACCAAGGCTTTGCAGGAAATTATAAAAAGGAGTGGCTTTAAATGGCAGCAACCGTAAAAGAAGCACCCAGAGTATCGGCTAATTTAGAGAGAAATATTGCCTACTTGAACAGCACCTTGGGTTACGGTAAAAGTTTTGACATTGTATTAAGGCGTTTTAATGTGGCCGGCAAAGAAATTGCCATGTATTTTGTTAACGGTTTTGTTAAAGATGATGTGATGGCATTAATTTTGCGCAACCTGGATGAACTAAAAAGAAGCGATGTTAGCCCTAACAGCTTGCAAAAACTGTTTAACGAGCACATCAATCACATCCAGGTGGAAGCGGTCGACGATTTGGAAAAGGTCATTGACCAGGTTTTAAGCGGTCCCCTGGCCCTGTTAATAGACGGTGAGGAACAGGCCTTAATTATTGATCTGCGGATATATCCTTCCCGTGCGCCCCAGGAACCGGATTTGGAAAAGGTGGTACGGGGGCCCAGAGACGGTTTTGTAGAAACTATTTTAATGAACACACTGCTTATCAGAAGGCGCCTGCGCGACCCCCGCCTGCGCAATGAAGTAATGCAAGTGGGTACCCGGTCGAAAACAGACATTGTTATTTCTTACATTGAAGATATAGCTAACCCGGAACTGGTAAAAAAAGTAAAGGAAAATTTGCAAAAGGTTAAGATTGACGGTATACCCATGGCAGAAAAGGCCATTGAAGAATTA is part of the Desulforamulus hydrothermalis Lam5 = DSM 18033 genome and encodes:
- the spoVAC gene encoding stage V sporulation protein AC, which codes for MKFPHLFEMQQEMYKKLVQQVKPKPRVVQNGVMAFLAGGAICAMGQLLCDFFAARQLPAQDAGLAATVILILLAALLTGAGIYNDIARYAGAGVIVPITGFANSMVAPAMEFRSEGMVFGVGARLFSIAGPVLVFGIVSAWLVGLIALVFSL
- the spoVAD gene encoding stage V sporulation protein AD, which translates into the protein MQTVAFCNPPVILAAACIVGPREGEGPLQGFFDKVLDDMYYGEKTWEKAEQKILEETMRLALQKTSLKTEDIDFMLAGDLTNQIIAANFTARNLAIPFLGLYGACATMYEGLVLGSVLIDGGFARYVLVGASSHYATAERQFRFPTEQGVQKPLSAQQTVTGAGAVVLAARGQGPRITHATVGKVMDFGTGDASDMGAAMAPAAAATLLQHCQDTGRRPDAYDLIVTGDLGLYGRELVIKLLEQREIKLLDNYQDCGVLIFNRDTYAGGSGCACSAVVTCGYILNRINQGEIKNFLGIGTGALLSTCSCLQGESIPGIGHAVAIEAG
- the spoVAE gene encoding stage V sporulation protein AE, producing MLVKAFLVGGVICLIGQLIMDLTSYKVTPGHILVGFVTAGVFLSALGLYQPLVDFAGAGATVPLTGFGHLLAQGAIEEARRTGLGGVFRGAVNAAAGGLTAAVVFGYLAALLFRPKG
- a CDS encoding stage V sporulation protein AE yields the protein MNQKRHVILVTDGDLAARRALETAAKNIGARCISMSAGNPTRLNGQQLLELIKAAPHDPVIVMFDDKGVAGEGQGEKALLEIYNCPDINVLGVLAVASNSHCHEAARVDVSVTAAGEVVQEAVTKEGKATRGKELQGDTVGIINRLAFPVVVGVGDVGKMLGADDYHMGAPVTTKALQEIIKRSGFKWQQP